From the genome of Rhodopirellula bahusiensis, one region includes:
- a CDS encoding heavy metal translocating P-type ATPase, translating to MSDTNNMQLKIHGMDCAEEVSLIKRELVPLLGGDERLGFDLLNGRLTVDLDGVDVTAGDVLAAIERTGLKAETWESSQQSSDRRSFWASHQRAIMTAISGVFGGIGLVIHLLSGGFDGAVATPAIVCYLIGILAGLYLVLPKAWRALVTLRPDMNLLMSVAVIGAIAIGEWFEGAAVAFLFSLSLLLESWSIGRARRAIASLMDLTPPVAHLRHESGEVRDVVPAEVPVGSTLIIRPGEKIPLDGEVTVGISDVNQAPITGESVPVEKQVGSEVFAGTINGDGLLEMRSTKAAEDTTLARIIQMVGDAGSKRAPSEKWVEKFAAVYTPVVMAVALLMLLIPTLLLGQPWSVWIYRSLVLLVIACPCALVISTPVSVVASLAAAARNGVLVKGGVFIELPGKLVAIAMDKTGTLTKGAPEVIDVVPMNDHDEEELLTRGGALELNSNHPLARAIVDETKKRGMTMPPAESFETIQGKGATGVIDGKTFWLGSHRYLEQRGQETPEVRQQLEAMQEAGRTVVVIGNDQHVCGFITLADAIRDETREAIKTLHQVGIKQIVMLTGDNEGTAKAIGKESGIDEVHAELLPEDKVAAVEQLVSRYEHVAMIGDGVNDAPALARASLGLAMGAAGSDAAIETADIALMSDDLSKLPWLIEHSRRTLSIIRQNIWFSLAIKALFVVLTLAGVASLWAAIAADMGASLLVIANGLRLLRG from the coding sequence ATGAGTGATACAAACAACATGCAACTTAAAATTCACGGCATGGATTGTGCCGAAGAAGTATCGTTGATCAAACGCGAACTGGTGCCGCTGCTCGGTGGTGATGAGCGTTTGGGTTTCGACTTGCTTAATGGGCGACTGACCGTTGATCTTGATGGCGTCGATGTTACCGCCGGGGATGTGCTGGCCGCGATCGAGCGGACGGGGTTGAAGGCCGAGACATGGGAGAGCTCTCAACAGTCATCCGACAGACGATCGTTCTGGGCAAGCCATCAACGCGCGATCATGACCGCGATCAGCGGTGTTTTCGGCGGGATCGGGCTGGTGATTCATTTGCTCTCAGGCGGATTCGACGGGGCCGTCGCAACGCCCGCGATCGTTTGCTACCTGATCGGAATTTTGGCCGGACTGTATTTGGTGCTACCGAAAGCTTGGCGAGCACTGGTCACCTTGCGGCCTGACATGAATTTGCTGATGTCGGTCGCGGTGATCGGGGCGATCGCGATCGGCGAATGGTTTGAGGGAGCGGCGGTCGCATTCCTGTTTTCGCTGTCGTTGTTGCTGGAATCATGGAGCATCGGTCGGGCTAGACGGGCGATCGCTTCGCTCATGGACCTGACGCCGCCGGTCGCTCACCTGCGACACGAATCTGGAGAAGTCCGCGACGTTGTTCCTGCCGAGGTGCCGGTTGGTTCGACCCTGATCATTCGACCGGGCGAGAAAATACCGCTCGATGGGGAAGTCACCGTGGGCATTAGCGACGTCAATCAGGCACCGATCACCGGCGAAAGCGTGCCAGTCGAAAAGCAGGTCGGTAGTGAGGTGTTCGCTGGAACGATTAACGGCGACGGCTTGCTGGAAATGCGAAGCACCAAAGCCGCTGAAGACACGACGTTGGCCCGCATTATTCAAATGGTCGGCGACGCCGGATCGAAGCGTGCTCCGTCAGAAAAGTGGGTAGAGAAGTTTGCCGCGGTCTACACACCGGTGGTGATGGCGGTCGCGTTGTTGATGCTTTTAATTCCGACTTTGCTGCTCGGACAACCATGGTCGGTTTGGATCTATCGGTCGCTGGTGTTGCTGGTCATCGCCTGCCCATGTGCATTGGTCATTTCTACACCGGTGTCGGTCGTCGCATCGCTGGCCGCCGCTGCACGCAATGGCGTGTTGGTTAAAGGCGGCGTGTTCATCGAGCTACCTGGTAAGCTGGTCGCGATCGCGATGGATAAGACCGGGACGCTAACCAAGGGTGCCCCCGAAGTCATCGACGTCGTTCCGATGAACGACCACGACGAAGAAGAATTGCTAACGCGCGGCGGAGCCTTGGAACTCAATAGCAACCATCCGCTCGCACGAGCCATCGTTGATGAAACCAAGAAACGTGGCATGACGATGCCGCCAGCCGAATCGTTCGAAACGATTCAAGGCAAGGGGGCGACCGGAGTCATCGACGGAAAAACTTTCTGGCTCGGTTCGCATCGCTATCTGGAACAACGCGGACAGGAAACCCCGGAAGTTCGCCAACAACTTGAAGCGATGCAGGAGGCCGGGCGAACCGTCGTCGTGATCGGCAATGACCAGCACGTCTGCGGCTTTATCACGCTCGCCGATGCCATCCGTGACGAGACTCGAGAGGCAATCAAGACTTTGCACCAAGTCGGCATCAAACAGATCGTGATGTTGACCGGCGACAACGAAGGCACCGCCAAAGCGATCGGCAAGGAGTCCGGTATCGACGAAGTCCACGCGGAGTTGTTGCCTGAAGACAAAGTCGCGGCGGTCGAACAACTCGTTTCACGTTACGAGCATGTCGCGATGATCGGCGATGGCGTGAATGACGCACCCGCTCTAGCCCGGGCTTCATTGGGACTTGCGATGGGAGCGGCGGGAAGCGACGCCGCGATTGAAACAGCAGACATCGCCCTCATGTCCGACGACCTGTCGAAACTACCTTGGCTGATCGAGCACTCGCGACGAACGTTGTCCATCATTCGCCAGAACATTTGGTTTTCACTGGCAATCAAAGCATTGTTCGTCGTGCTGACCTTGGCGGGAGTGGCATCACTGTGGGCCGCCATCGCCGCCGACATGGGAGCGTCGCTGTTGGTGATCGCCAACGGTCTGAGGCTGCTCCGCGGGTAA
- a CDS encoding cytochrome P450, with protein MTRMPSNTSFDDTLALARDPYRFISKQCERHGSDAFETRLLLQKVICIRGEEAARVFYDTSRFSRVGVAPSRIAKTLFGRGGVQGMDGNAHRHRKMMFMSLLTEDKIGGLTQLARDIWNRRILQWSRMDQVVLYRQAQEVLTEAVCQWAGVPLDPADVDRRTSELAALFDYAGSIGPNHWWARIARKRNEAWLRGIIEQIRAGTYQPLEDTAAFIVANHRDLDGNLLDAQIAAVELNNILRPTVAVSAYIVQCAHALNEHPVIREQLRDGSTDDLHCFVQEVRRYYPFFPFAGAKVKESFEWHGYHFPSGRNVLLDLYGTNHDPRPWNQPESFRPSRFREWDGNPFTLIPQGGGDHYQNHRCPGEWIAIEQMKAATDVLVNRCSYEIPEQDLQIAIDRLPAIPADHFAMTNIQLLREVR; from the coding sequence ATGACCCGAATGCCCAGCAATACTTCCTTCGACGACACGCTTGCTCTCGCCCGCGATCCCTATCGTTTTATCTCCAAGCAATGTGAGCGACACGGCTCGGATGCGTTCGAAACCCGGCTGTTGCTTCAAAAGGTCATCTGCATTCGAGGCGAGGAAGCCGCCAGGGTTTTCTACGATACTTCGCGATTCTCCCGCGTCGGTGTGGCGCCATCACGGATTGCCAAGACCTTGTTTGGCCGCGGTGGGGTGCAGGGCATGGACGGGAACGCCCACCGCCATCGCAAGATGATGTTCATGTCGTTGCTGACCGAAGACAAGATCGGCGGACTGACGCAGCTTGCTCGCGACATCTGGAACCGTCGAATTCTGCAATGGTCACGCATGGATCAGGTCGTGCTTTACCGACAGGCTCAGGAAGTTCTCACCGAAGCGGTTTGTCAGTGGGCAGGCGTGCCGCTCGATCCCGCCGATGTGGATCGCAGGACCAGCGAGCTGGCGGCGCTTTTTGACTATGCAGGCAGTATTGGTCCAAACCATTGGTGGGCAAGGATCGCACGCAAACGCAACGAGGCTTGGCTGCGTGGAATCATCGAACAAATTCGTGCTGGAACCTATCAACCCCTCGAAGACACCGCCGCATTCATCGTCGCCAACCATCGCGATCTCGATGGAAACTTGCTCGACGCTCAAATCGCTGCGGTCGAGCTAAACAACATTTTGCGTCCAACGGTCGCCGTGTCGGCTTACATCGTTCAGTGTGCGCACGCCTTGAACGAGCATCCTGTGATTCGCGAACAACTTCGCGATGGCTCCACGGATGATTTGCATTGCTTTGTGCAGGAGGTCCGGCGTTACTATCCATTCTTTCCGTTTGCCGGAGCAAAGGTGAAAGAATCATTCGAGTGGCACGGTTACCACTTTCCGAGCGGTCGGAATGTGCTGCTGGACCTATACGGCACCAACCATGATCCACGTCCTTGGAACCAGCCAGAATCGTTCAGACCATCCCGTTTTCGCGAATGGGACGGGAATCCATTCACCTTGATACCTCAAGGCGGCGGCGATCACTACCAGAACCACCGCTGCCCCGGCGAATGGATCGCGATCGAGCAAATGAAAGCGGCCACCGACGTGCTCGTCAACCGATGCAGCTACGAGATCCCGGAACAGGATTTGCAAATTGCGATTGATCGACTTCCCGCCATTCCCGCTGACCACTTTGCCATGACGAACATTCAACTGCTAAGAGAAGTGCGATGA
- a CDS encoding cation diffusion facilitator family transporter produces the protein MSEERAKLIRRGRNVEIASLIYNITEVTISLTAGFMTGSSALISWGVDSIVEANSAAFMIWQLNGEAKGINERDKRKRKKIALGVLSGAFTIAVLFICYEAISKFISQETASMSWWGIGILLVSLVVNPMLAWGKYRYGKKTDSATLKYDAIDTMICEYQTIVVLIGVGLVQWQGWWWADPVAALLIVPYVAWEAYESGRDAWQVQIDEEDNDE, from the coding sequence ATGAGCGAGGAACGAGCAAAATTGATACGCCGGGGTCGCAATGTCGAAATTGCCAGCCTGATCTACAACATCACCGAAGTGACCATTTCGCTAACGGCCGGATTCATGACGGGCAGTTCGGCGCTGATCAGTTGGGGCGTCGATAGCATCGTCGAAGCGAACTCCGCCGCGTTCATGATCTGGCAATTGAACGGCGAAGCCAAAGGTATCAACGAGCGAGACAAGCGGAAGAGAAAGAAGATCGCGTTAGGGGTTCTCTCGGGTGCCTTTACGATTGCTGTCTTATTCATCTGTTACGAGGCGATCAGCAAGTTCATCAGCCAAGAAACTGCGTCGATGTCGTGGTGGGGCATTGGCATCTTGCTGGTGTCGTTGGTCGTCAACCCGATGCTGGCATGGGGCAAGTATCGCTACGGCAAGAAGACCGATTCGGCGACTCTGAAATACGACGCCATTGACACGATGATCTGCGAGTACCAAACCATTGTCGTGCTGATCGGCGTCGGTCTGGTGCAGTGGCAAGGTTGGTGGTGGGCCGATCCGGTGGCTGCACTGTTGATCGTTCCCTATGTGGCTTGGGAAGCCTACGAGTCTGGACGCGACGCATGGCAAGTTCAAATCGACGAGGAAGACAACGATGAGTGA
- a CDS encoding cation transporter has product MSDVEKSQDDPDNENERRTLIWVLLINFSQALLAGIVGFLAQSTGLLGAGLDNLGDSFVYFASLYAVGRSATAKSRVAKLSGVLLVAMAVGLVVDVVRRFLSGSEPVGWAMIVVAIINAATNLVCLRLLRSHRDEGVHLNASWIFTTNDMIANLGIVLSGIAVIFFRSQVPDLVIGVLVAGIVVKGGFEILSSAKEAKQSGSAELAATEK; this is encoded by the coding sequence ATGAGCGACGTTGAGAAGAGTCAAGACGATCCGGATAACGAAAATGAGCGTCGGACGCTCATTTGGGTGCTGCTCATTAATTTCTCTCAGGCATTACTGGCGGGGATCGTCGGCTTCCTCGCTCAATCAACAGGATTGTTAGGCGCGGGGCTGGATAACCTCGGCGACTCGTTTGTCTATTTCGCAAGTCTGTACGCGGTAGGTCGTTCAGCCACCGCAAAATCACGCGTCGCCAAGTTATCGGGCGTTTTACTGGTTGCCATGGCCGTCGGCTTGGTGGTGGACGTGGTACGCCGCTTCCTTTCCGGCTCCGAACCCGTCGGCTGGGCAATGATTGTCGTGGCAATCATCAACGCTGCGACCAATTTGGTGTGCCTGCGACTGCTTCGATCTCATCGAGATGAGGGTGTTCATCTCAATGCCTCATGGATTTTTACAACCAACGATATGATCGCCAACCTTGGCATTGTGCTATCCGGTATTGCCGTCATTTTCTTTCGGTCACAAGTTCCCGATTTGGTGATCGGAGTGCTCGTCGCTGGAATCGTGGTCAAAGGTGGTTTTGAGATTTTGTCAAGTGCAAAAGAGGCCAAGCAAAGCGGCTCGGCGGAATTGGCAGCGACGGAAAAGTGA